The sequence below is a genomic window from Leishmania major strain Friedlin complete genome, chromosome 30.
ATCGCGCGAGGAAGGGAGTCACACTGAGAACAGAAGAAGACAGAGGAGCCCGACGCCGTGGGTCTCTGTATCTTTGCCTGTGTCTGCTCTCGATTCGTCTTTGCAagctctctttctttccctgCCTGTATCTCACATTCCTGCTGCATCCATGAGCCTCGCTCACTGcgcccttcctcttctctaTCGCTGTTGTCCCTcggccgtcgtcgtctctttctcttttcccctccctcctcttccaaTCATCCACCTGCTGCGAAGGAAACAAGCAAGCTCTCTGCGGCAGGCATGGCGCCGTGCCACGAGGTGACACGGCAGACGTGCACAGTAGAAACTTCGCGTTGCCCAGTCTTCACGTGCACTGCAGGCTCGCTCCCTATCTTTCGCTTCACAGACCCTCTACACCAACGCCCCCCTACCCCTTACACGTTGATCGTATGCATCGAGCTCCACGGCGCGCTCGTGCGCTTGATAGGCATGAAAGAGGTACGGagtgcacacatacatacacgtatgcatgcatgcatagATGAAGATGGATAGAGCACTGCAGTGTCATTTCTTCGGGGACGCGCCTGTCTGCTCTCACTCCCACGACTGTGATGACACCCAGCCTCacaccctctcctctgcagcagctttCTGCTTACTATTCACAGTCCCAGTACGGTTAATCGTGGCACTTCGAACTCTCCTTCTCGATAGAGGTTGTTGTCATCAAGGCCGTACGAGATGCACGAGCTTCGTGGTGCGACGTATGTCGGTGCGTTGTTGTCGATACTGTGGGGCTCTCAGCACATTGTCCACTGCCTTTTTAGCCTTCTGGTGGGCGTGCTCAAGTGCACACCTACGCAAGCATTCGACGAGAGAGAACTAAAAAAGATTCGTTACCACTTTTCTGTGCTCACGAGAGGGGTGTCCTCcccacagacgcacagacacacacacacagccaccgGGAGCAGGCAGCTTTCACCAACCAGCTTCTCATCTCCGCAAAGGGCTGGCGCGCCATCGTGCCCTCCAGCTCTTGCCAACATAGATGAACTGAAGTCAAAGTGAAGAGCGAGAAGCGGAAGACATCAGAGGGGTcacacccctccccttctcgtTCCACGCACTCGCATAGGCTGCTGCAgtgggaaaggagggagtCTGTCGTGGATGATGCTCCATTTTGCGCTGTCCCcttcgtgtgtgtcgggtctctctctctctctgagtgtgtgtatgcgcgtggCTCTGTGTGTGGTGGTACGGTGGTTGTACACACGCTGCATCAGTACAGCGACATCATCTTTCCGAGTGGTGATGCCTGCTGGCGATGCCAGCAAGAGTCTCTTATTATTATCTGTTTGACACCTTCATGCTGTCCCTAAGACGGAGGGAGGAAagagtgagtgtgtgtgtgtgtggggggggcgCAGCGTAGTGCTGTGTCACTTTTCCCTCCTCGTTTGCGGTGTTCAGCTTTAACCAACCAGCTTCGTATCTTGGGAGCTGGGGCTTGCGAGTACGCATCAGCCGCACTCTCCGGTAGATACTTGAGGTCAAAGTAAAGAGCAAGACGGGATGTATCTACGCTTGAAAGTTGCGTATGTGTTTATGTGAGTGCTCATGAAGGGGACGACAGAGTTCGCAGGAGGAATGCTTGATGGATACGCTGCATCAGTACAGCGACATCATCTTTCCGAGTGGTGATGCCTGCTGGCGATGCCAGCAAGAGTCTCTTATTATTATCTGTTTGACACCTTCATGCTGTCCCTAAGACGGAGGGAGGAAagagtgagtgtgtgtgtgtgtggggggggggcgcagcgTAGTGCTGTGTCACTTTTCCCTCCTCGTTTGCGGTGTTCAGCTTTAACCAACCAGCTTCGTATCTTGGGAGCTGGGGCTTGCGAGTACGCATCAGCCGCACTCTCCGGTAGATACTTGAGGTCAAAGTAAAGAGCAAGACGGGATGTATCTACGCTTGAAAGTTGCGTATGTGTTTATGTGAGTGCTCATGAAGGGGACGACAGAGTTCGCAGGAGGAATGCTTGATGGATACGCTGCATCAGTACAGCGACATCATCTTTCCGAGTGGTGATGCCTGCTGGCGATGCCAGCAAGAGTCTCTTATTATTATCTGTTTGACACCTTCATGCTGTCCCTAAGACGGAGGGAGGAAagagtgagtgtgtgtgtgtggggggggggcgcagcgTAGTGCTGTGTCACTTTTCCCTCCTCGTTTGCGGTGTTCAGCTTTAACCAACCAGCTTCGTATCTTGGGAGCTGGGGCTTGCGAGTACGCATCAGCCGCACTCTCCGGTAGATACTTGAGGTCAAAGTAAAGAGCAAGACGGGATGTATCTACGCTTGAAAGTTGCGTATGTGTTTATGTGAGTGCTCATGAAGGGGACGACAGAGTTCGCAGGAGGAATGCTTGATGGATACGCTGCATCAGTACAGCGACATCATCTTTCCGAGTGGTGATGCCTGCTGGCGATGCCAGCAAGATTGCGTGGGATGTGCGGTATTCGAGGTGCACTTGCGATGTATATGTCTATGTAAACTttgtgcgcatgcgctgtgGGTGTATCTGTGCCTTGCATGGATCTTTCGAGACCCGCGAggcgagagaaagacgaAAGTGATGGCGAAGGTAACCGAATGGGATGCGTAGGTCTAGTCGtcgacgcgcgcgcatgctTGTGGGCACACCTGCACTCTGCCGGCACGCAAAAGCACTCGCACgcatacaaacacacacacacacacacacagatgcaCTACCATCGTCGTACCGTTGATGATCAAAttaatatatatatatttcgTGAGCTCCATCGGAGCGCTCTCCTGAAGTTTAACCTGTCGTATCTGGACCCTTCAACTCTGACGTacagcgtgtgcgtggacGTGTGCCTGTATGCGTGTCTCCCTCAGTCTCTGCTGGGGACCTGCGAGTATGAGCGGGCGGGTGATTAGAGCGACTAGAGCTTGCGCACCTCcctggaggcgaagaaagACACATCACGTGCCTGTGTGATGCTGCTCATTGTCCCCTCTTCAGACAGGAGAATCGTTGGCCTGGTTGTGCTGCACTGGTGAGTGTCAGGAAAAGTAAGGAGAGGGAGCACGCCGAGGTAGGGCACgtgtggtgctgcgcctgctgctcctctcATTGCGCGCGGTTATGGCGGTGCTATGCATGTCTCTTGCTTTTCTCGAAGTGGTGTGCCGCGCATACTACGTCGGCGGCCGTTACCGCGCGCACGTTGAAGCCCAGAAGACACGTGACAATGACAAAGAAGGCTCAGCCGGATAGGGGCGGCTGAAGGAGCGGCCAAAGGAGGCGagcaggggagagaggccGACTCCCACCGCTTTAAAGTTTGGGCGaagttgtgtgtgtgtgtgccaccTGGTGCCAGCCCAGCCCGCTCTGCTATCTACGCGACAGCACCCCTTTTTTCGTGTGGTTAGAATGATTGTCGGGCTTcacgccaccccctcctcgcgACGGGATGCGGTATCCTCCCGTCCGTTCGCCACTGTGACGGCTTGCGCAGGAAACGAACAAAGGAAGAGGCGCTCACATCCACCAACCCCCTTCTCTCACTTCCACATGCGCGGTCTCCTGTTCACGCctcaccttctcctcccctgtctctctttctctctctctctcgcgcgcgcgcgctcgctCTGCACGTGTCACGCGGGGTGGGGGGTTGGTCCACGCGGTTCACAGTCAAACGGGAAAGCCGAACGAACACGCGAACGATACCAACGAACGCCAACTACCACAAACGAAAGAGGCAGTGAGAAGGACGAGGCGAATAGGGAGAGAGAACTGGCGTGTTGCTGCCTTTACTGTCTGCGACTGCCTGGGTacctccgtgcgtgtgcgcgtctaTCTTTTGCGGTCGTCCACACGTGTTGCGAGTGAGTGTCCATCGTTGTCTTTGGtgtgctctccctctccctccctccctctccctccctccctccctccctcccttgccTTGGTGTGTCTTGTCTTGCGTCTCTCCCAACGCTGCAACGACGCGCCACGACGAGGCAAAAAAAAGTGAACAGCGTGAAAAAGTAGCCAAACAAGTCAATAaaacacacgtgcacacatcCACACTGAACCGTATATCTTCCGCAGCAAGCACAGCGTGCcttttctcgctctctcgctgtctCTCTATCTgtttctccctcctccccctctccccccacgTCGACGGATAGCGTGCAACGGGCACTGCGCATACACGTGCTGCGACGAACTGCGTCGGTGTGACTgtcttcgttttctttttttttcgtgcgtgtgcgtttgcATTTTCGACCCATTGAACGCGACTCGCGTTCATACCAGACACGCCAGCCGTCCTACTTCCTCCGCACGCTCACCTAGCCAATACTCTCTCCACACAGACGACGCGATGTTCAACAACCAGGAGAAAAAGGGCGCCAAGCACGCCGTCAGCACCAAAGCTGGTGCTGAGCGTCGCCAGCGTCAGCTCATGTCAGTGCGTCACAGGGTTCACGGCGAAGTGATGAAGCTCCTGCGCGCCGAAGGTCAGGATGACTTTGATATGCTTGGTGGTAACGGCAGTGTGGCGCAGGCGTCCAACCCAGAGGATGTCTGGTCGTACGACGCCAGGTCGACACCCGCTTCGGTGcccctgcagctcctccccaccctcgTGAACATGTGCATGAATGGGCCTACAGACCGTGAGGTGTTTCAGGGCACGCTGCTGATCCGCAAGATCCTCTCCGTCGAGAAGGACCCACCATACGATGTCGTGACATCGAGCGGCGTTGTGCCGCACCTGGTGAacttgctgcagcgcgaggacTACCCGGAGCTGCAGTTTGAGTCGGCCTGGGCCCTGACCAACATCGCTGCAGGCACGTCGGAGAACACGATGATGCTCGTCGCCTGTGGTGCGATTCCGCGCTTCGTTGCGCTGCTGGGTTCGCCGAACGCGGACTGCCGCGATCAGAGCGCATGGGCCATCGGCAACCTTTCTGGTGAGGGCGCCGCCTGCCGTGACGAGGCGCTGAGCCACGGAGCCATGGTCGCACTGCTGAACGTGCTGAGCGTGAAGGAACAGCCGATTCACGTTCTGCGCAACGCCACATGGGCCGTGTCGAACTTGTGCCGCTgcaagccgctgccgccgctggagcgGGTGGCGAtcgcgctgccgacgctggTCGACCTCCTCAACAGCTCCGATGACCAGCTCATTGTGGATGCTGCATGGGGTATTTCGTACATCAGCGACGGACCGGCGGAGCGTGTGCAGTCGGTGCTCGAGGCCGGCGCTGTTCCGCGCATTGTGCAGCTCCTGTCCGTCCCCAGTACGAACGTGAAGCTGCCGGCGATTCGCATCATTGGCAAcatcgccgccggcacgGACGAGCAGACGCAGGTTATCATCAACAGTGGTGCTCTGCCGGCCATggctgagctgctgcgccacccgAAGCGTGCGCTGCGGAAGGAGACGTGCTGGACCATCTCCAACATTGCTGCCGGCCAGCCTTACCAGATCGAGGCGCTCGTGAACTCGAATGTTTGCATCCCCATCTTGGAGTGTCTTAGCGCGCCAGAGCTCGACGTGAGGAAGGAGGCGGTGTGGACCATTGCGAACATCACTTTCTGCGGCTCAGTGGCGCAGGTGAAGTACCTGGTCAACATTGGCGTCATCCCGCCACTGtgcgagacgctgcgcacgTACGACCCGAAGATCGTGACGgtcgcgctggaggcggtgcagtgCTTCCTGCAGGTCGGCGAGGATGAGAAGACGTCGGGCGGCACGGAGGAGAACATTGTAGCGAAACAGGTGATGGACTGCGGTGGCGTAGATTCcatcgagcagctgcagacgcacGCCGACAAGAACGTGTACAGCATCGCGCTTCAGATCCTGGAGACCTTCTTCACGACGGAGGACGAGACGGGCCCAATGGGCGATGCTATGGGTGCTGACATGGTGGACTTTGCGCAGGCCaaccccaccgccggcagcggtCAGTTCAACTTCtaaacgaaaaaaaagtaGGAGCCCGTGCGTGAGTGGCTCTTGAGGAGGCTGGCGGGCGTGTCTGGACGCGAAAAAGAAATGGAGTGCAACGCGCGTTCACgcagagaagaaaaaacCGCTCGCTTGAGAGGGAACGAGAGCAGGAAAGGGGAGGCagggtggtgggtggtggcAGTGCAGATGAAGGGGAcgagaggaaggggagacACTTCGTCACACGGCCTCCCTCCGGTTTTTCCACTCTAGAATCCGGTTGATGATTTGCCGCCCGAGCGgtttttcgtttgttttcCATTCCGTTTCTTTGTGTTCGCTGGTGGCGTTTCGTGCTTGTTCACGGCTCTGTCGACGATGTCGttgccgttgttgctgtGGGCCCCCGTTGGGGTTTTGCACTGCTTTCcgtgccctcccccctctcccatccgccccccccctcccacacacacacccttcTTTCGATGATGTAGTTTCTGAGAGGGAGATCGTAGAGAATGCACAGAATCGGATTagcacacgcttgtgcctCTCCGATTCTGTAGGCGGGCGGTGTGATGGAGAAGGGGCCACGTACCGCGACATGAAGGTTGCCGTAGGTCTCCGCCGTTGATCCCGCGGCAAAGCCGGCGGACTTTATTAGCGGCTGGTGGGGCGGGGGGAATCAAGCGAGGTTCTCTGTGGGTGGCAGAGGCACAGTTGAAcggagaagaaggaggtGCAGAGTGCGCCTCCAAAGGACAACACGTTGATCGGCACTCGTGTGACGGTTTGATGCACGTCGGTGGAAGGCCGTGAAGCTGAGGAAAAGAAGGCTGACACTAAGGCcgagggggtggtggttTGGGTGAAGTGCGTCGCCATGAGACAgcgaagggaaggagggtagtagagagagagagggaatGCTGGTGTGCTTCATTCGTCTTCCTGTTTATGTCTTACGCCACTTTTTTAtatttgtgtgcgtgcgagagcATCCACCCTCCTCCGTCTCGTTGTCGTATGtctctctcactccctctctttcccgcGCCTCATCGCCTCGCAAgtctcgtctctctctctctctctctcgtctcttcCATATCGTTTCTCGGCTTGTTGTTTTGGCTTCCTTGCGTCTCCATTCGATGCGCATCTTTTCCGCTGCCCGTCGTGGCGCTAAAGTCTCGCCCctcccgcctcctctcttACCCTCCTTTCTTGCATCGCTGAGGAGGAACGCACTTGGGCAAGGAAGACCAAGTAcaagaaacgaaaagagaaccTGCCAGTGCTGCGCTAGCCATCCCAGTTACGGGCGCTGTTGCTCTGTGTCGGCGCGTGATGGGGCGCATTGCTGTCAAttaagtgtgtgtgcgtccgcAGCGTCTGTTTTTTTCGTTTACTTCGCTGCAACTCGGCACGTACTCGTCTTCAGAGCGTGTTTGTGAGTATGTGTTCGACTGTGATCATAAGAGCCTTCTAAAGTAGCCTTTGTTGGGTATACCCCTTCGTCTCCtcacgcccccctccccgccccgcgCACCCGCCTCTCCTTTTCGATGCCCCTTTCCGCCCCATGGTCTTTTCCTATTCCCCACGGAGGATGCGTAtgtatgtgtctgtgggaggggggcggggggcgggGCCGCAGACAGTCACGCATCAAGAAGATCCTTCCACTGAGGGAGCGACAGATAGTCAGAACAttgaagagagggggaggggcataCACGCGGGTGCGTTTGTTTGCTCGGAtgcatacacatatacatctatgcatatatatgtatatatgtctgtgtgtgtgtgtgcatgtgcataTATACATCTCTATATGTACATGCATTCGTGTACACATATGTAtgtacatgtatatatatatagagagagagagagggatgtATACATGGTACATCTATctgtatatgtatatgcaCATGGATGCGGCTCTTTGTGTTGTCTGCAATACCATCTTTCGTGTGTGctttcttccttctctctttctctcctctccctctctgcctgcctTTCATGTTATCTCTGTATAGTATCACAAGCTAACTTCTTCCCCTATGGCCaacaggcagacacacacacacacacacactgtctgtcttctttttttctgttaTCCCTCTCACAGAAAAGGAATTCTTAGGTATGGCGCACGGCATCCTCCGCATTGTGCGCCAGGTGCGCACCTTCAGCTTCACGgcgagctgccgcagc
It includes:
- a CDS encoding putative importin alpha, yielding MFNNQEKKGAKHAVSTKAGAERRQRQLMSVRHRVHGEVMKLLRAEGQDDFDMLGGNGSVAQASNPEDVWSYDARSTPASVPLQLLPTLVNMCMNGPTDREVFQGTLLIRKILSVEKDPPYDVVTSSGVVPHLVNLLQREDYPELQFESAWALTNIAAGTSENTMMLVACGAIPRFVALLGSPNADCRDQSAWAIGNLSGEGAACRDEALSHGAMVALLNVLSVKEQPIHVLRNATWAVSNLCRCKPLPPLERVAIALPTLVDLLNSSDDQLIVDAAWGISYISDGPAERVQSVLEAGAVPRIVQLLSVPSTNVKLPAIRIIGNIAAGTDEQTQVIINSGALPAMAELLRHPKRALRKETCWTISNIAAGQPYQIEALVNSNVCIPILECLSAPELDVRKEAVWTIANITFCGSVAQVKYLVNIGVIPPLCETLRTYDPKIVTVALEAVQCFLQVGEDEKTSGGTEENIVAKQVMDCGGVDSIEQLQTHADKNVYSIALQILETFFTTEDETGPMGDAMGADMVDFAQANPTAGSGQFNF